One part of the Mya arenaria isolate MELC-2E11 chromosome 3, ASM2691426v1 genome encodes these proteins:
- the LOC128229396 gene encoding protein giant-like: protein MTEMAYSEVNNGIKQEQTTHFHDLLHAQLSAEDSRNNDNNDSAEESGESPLDFSIKRKPTSYDEVSGSDSLSSPASSFNDTGGHLEDRKSDTDGGSINKSSSSQESPPDSSPLFHHKQFKNEQLRHEISPVHERIGRPKPGDTSGIPSMFHEQLLGLANANMLNSFPAMAALMDPRRLSAVSKMGTRPFKAYPNHSLSLPSEVGAIPDYLTSFANFENSALMQGLNLSSEEMFNVYKQQLLTIREREKYLENMKISTENGGGRTTSAATSSPSASLPSSLSSIHLATTMAARNNGINNNHFFGLTAGTKPSSGPPSTASTFSNFSNSSKNDNTDRLTHSPTLSSLTASGRRRPRSLPDEQKDDAYWERRRKNNEAAKRSRDTRRAKEDQIAIRAALLEQENLKLRVEVAALKTETAKLRCMLYNS from the coding sequence ATGACTGAGATGGCCTACAGTGAGGTGAACAATGGAATCAAACAGGAGCAGACGACACACTTCCACGATCTCTTGCATGCACAGCTGTCGGCGGAAGACAGCAGGAACAACGACAACAACGACTCGGCGGAGGAGTCCGGCGAGAGCCCGCTGGATTTCTCCATCAAGCGAAAGCCTACGAGTTATGACGAGGTGTCTGGGTCAGACTCGCTGTCCTCGCCGGCTTCGTCATTTAACGACACCGGCGGTCACCTAGAAGACCGGAAGAGCGACACAGACGGCGGCTCTATTAACAAATCCTCATCATCTCAGGAATCCCCTCCAGACAGTTCTCCGCTGTTTCAccataaacaatttaaaaatgaacagCTAAGGCACGAAATCTCGCCAGTACATGAACGTATAGGGCGGCCCAAGCCTGGCGACACGAGCGGGATTCCCAGCATGTTTCACGAGCAGCTACTTGGACTGGCGAATGCTAATATGTTGAACTCGTTTCCGGCAATGGCAGCGTTAATGGACCCTCGTAGGTTGTCTGCCGTTTCAAAAATGGGGACTCGTCCATTTAAAGCATATCCAAATCACTCTTTGTCATTACCATCAGAAGTTGGTGCTATCCCTGATTATCTCACTTCATTTGCAAACTTTGAAAACAGTGCATTGATGCAAGGACTGAATCTCTCATCCGAAGAAATGTTTAACGTTTACAAGCAGCAATTACTCACAATTAGAGAACGAGAAAAGTACCTTGAGAACATGAAGATCTCCACGGAAAATGGCGGAGGTCGGACGACGAGTGCGGCCACATCATCGCCTAGCGCCTCTCTTCCGTCTTCCCTCTCGTCAATCCATCTGGCGACCACAATGGCCGCTCGAAACAACGGTATTAACAACAACCACTTTTTCGGCCTCACTGCTGGCACAAAACCGTCATCTGGACCGCCGTCCACGGCATCCACGTTTTCAAATTTCTCTAATAGTTCAAAAAATGACAATACTGACCGTTTGACGCACAGCCCGACCCTGTCGTCGTTGACCGCCAGTGGACGGCGACGACCGCGGTCACTTCCGGATGAACAGAAGGACGATGCATATTGGGAACGGCGCCGGAAGAACAACGAGGCAGCTAAGCGGTCGAGAGACACCCGGCGCGCTAAGGAGGACCAGATCGCCATCCGAGCCGCCCTGTTGGAGCAGGAGAACCTGAAACTGAGGGTTGAAGTGGCCGCCTTGAAGACAGAAACCGCCAAACTCAGGTGTATGCTCTATAACAGCTAG
- the LOC128227474 gene encoding putative ATP-dependent RNA helicase DHX57 — translation MDKKAVKRRGGGRPNRGGGRQNRRGRGSVNTRPPGPSVSGRKGGSGLYDDDDMYDEDDDQDAEFSERPPPVATQNFPVTGVPSQYGRGGRGRGATGSSNSFSRGRGKGASGSSSSFESGRGRGATGSSYATGRGRGAAVSNSSFANSAFRPRGNPVKVTMQHLHMSSENQELVKDMLKDLHGDDTEEPDKVSYSSEEEYDELDHRAENQYWMVNNQMKLEDVATHAFSTDETEESSQTTVSSLAVKKLTRYGFDKQRSTEALQVCDGDLGMSLEYLLAECFSLNNSAVPDAQDLAEVVDLRNEEMLVLQSIYEDKFVERIPGKVWVINLQVPYLDKALQPKREKKMVKKHNDNREICRFYLKGFCKFGRRCKMKHSMPIVANAEAKLDDNMEDCTDYVVEIRFPDGNMYPKDALFVAFSSTSQFIEKHICLNITKHLIAEAKIRAENEEPSVFSVISVLDDEAFLESVVIEPPHEFSCPMSSRPWLNNHSQRDLSDVVFVNKDIAHGGTSKDSETDKELAEATNVMIKMTASDSKKNNEDNTDDKNGKPVEVKRSVSKEAVKKMNPAETLKANKRLIEDFKRKKTSGRYQSMQVARQKLPAWDLKDEILRVVEGNQVIVISGETGCGKTTQVPQFILDLYLTSGDLHLCNILCTQPRRISAMAVAERVADERADNLGRIVGYQIRLEKMQSSLTRLLFCTTGIVLRRLEGDTTLDGVTHLIIDEVHERSEESDFLLMYLRDMLPRRPDLKVILMSATLNAQLFSDYFGGCAVLDIPGRTFPVDQYFLEDAIEFTGFVMEESSPYARPMKHMNAVQRGVAEQDSSYEQDDPAHKASDRVQDQNLSVKQLFIRYNDYHKSTVKSLAMMDHTKINFEFVLEVITWIVIGDHSDLEFPKRGAILVFMPGYAEIQQLFDMLLSSHVFGRNRARYKIIPLHSTLSSEDQHAVFTTPPEGVTKIVIATNIAETSITIDDVCFVIDAGKMKEKRYDPTKSMESLEMVWVSRANALQRKGRAGRVQKGLAFHLFTSHRFQHHLLEQPIPEIQRAPLEQIVLRIRILDIFKKVPVKDVLNQLPEPPDNEAIDSAVKRLEVLGALNESGELTPLGYHLGTLPVDVRIGKLMLLGAIFRCLDPALTIAASLSFKSPFVTPFGKKHEADEKKLEFAAGNSDHLTMLNAYNAWLEAKSRGGGEAFRFCQDNFLSKKSLEMLASMKQQFVELLSDIGFVKEGIVARDVERAARGGGDGVAAVTGLEANLNCKNLKLVSALLVGALYPNIVQVLTPEQQYAQSGGGAVAVAPKAEDIRFKTRPDGYVKVHPSSVNFQVRYFESPYLVYHEKIKTTRIYIRDCTMVSVYPLLLFGGGDISVDLSRGNFILSVDEGWIRFMAQSHQIAELVRELRSELDQLLADKIENPHMDLCTCPRGSKIIDTIVKLITTQ, via the exons ATGGATAAAAAAGCTGTGAAACGTCGAGGCGGTGGCCGCCCGAACAGGGGAGGCGGGCGTCAAAACCGCCGTGGCCGTGGGAGCGTCAATACACGGCCCCCAGGACCATCTGTCAGTGGTAGAAAAGGTGGGTCCGGTTTGTACGATGACGACGACATgtatgatgaggatgatgatcaAGATGCAGAGTTTTCTGAAAGGCCACCACCTGTAGCCACACAAAACTTCCCAGTGACAGGTGTGCCTTCACAGTACGGTAGAGGGGGCAGAGGGAGGGGCGCCACTGGTAGCAGTAACAGTTTTTCCAGGGGCAGAGGAAAGGGTGCCTCTGGTAGCAGTAGCAGTTTTGAAAGTGGCAGAGGGAGGGGTGCCACTGGTAGCAGTTATGCCACCGGCAGAGGGAGGGGTGCTGCTGTTAGCAATAGCAGTTTTGCCAACTCGGCGTTCAGGCCAAG AGGAAACCCTGTAAAGGTGACCATGCAGCACTTGCACATGAGCTCAGAAAACCAGGAGCTTGTAAAAGATATGCTGAAGGATTTGCATGGGGATGACACTGAAGAACCAGATAAAGTCAG CTATTCAAGTGAGGAAGAATATGATGAGCTGGACCACCGAGCAGAGAACCAGTACTGGATGGTGAACAACCAAATGAAGCTGGAGGATGTGGCCACTCATGCCTTCTCTACAGACGAGACTGAGGAGTCTTCGCAGACCACTGTCAGCTCCCTTGCAGTTAAAAAACTCACCAG GTACGGGTTTGACAAACAGAGAAGCACTGAAGCCCTGCAGGTATGTGACGGTGACTTGGGCATGTCTCTTGAATACCTTCTGGCCGAGTGCTTCTCTCTCAACAATAGTGCTGTCCCAGATGCCCAAGACTTGGCTGAGGTTGTTGACCTTCGGAATGAGGAGATGTTGGTTCTACAGTCAATCTATGAGGACAAGTTTGTTGAGAGGATACCTGGAAAGGTTTGGGTGATAAATCTACAGGTTCCGTACCTTGATAAGGCATTACAGCCGAAACGGGAGaaaaaaatggtgaagaaaCACAACGACAATAGAGAAATATGCaggttttatttaaaaggatTTTGTAAATTTGGTAGACGTTGTAAGATGAAACATAGTATGCCTATTGTAGCTAATGCTGAAGCAAAACTTGATGATAATATGGAAGATTGCACTGACTATGTTGTTGAAATAAGGTTTCCTGATGGAAACATGTATCCCAAAGACGCTCTTTTTGTTGCATTTTCCTCCACTTCACAGTTCATAGAAAAGCATATTTGTCTCAACATAACTAAACATTTGATAGCCGAAGCTAAAATCAGAGCAGAAAATGAAGAACCCTCTGTGTTCTCCGTGATAAGTGTTCTTGATGATGAAGCATTTCTTGAAAGTGTTGTTATTGAGCCTCCACATGAATTCTCATGCCCTATGTCTAGCAGACCTTGGTTAAACAATCACTCTCAGAGAGATCTTTCTGATGTTGTGTTTGTCAACAAAGACATAGCACATGGTGGCACTTCTAAAGATAGTGAAACAGATAAGGAACTAGCTGAAGCAACGAATGTCATGATTAAGATGACAGCGAGTGATTCAAAGAAGAACAATGAAGACAATACTGACGATAAAAATGGTAAGCCTGTTGAAGTGAAAAGATCTGTGAGTAAAGAAGCAGTGAAGAAAATGAACCCAGCTGAAACACTCAAGGCAAACAAGAGGCTTATAGAGGATTTCAAAAGGAAAAAG ACCAGTGGTCGGTACCAGAGTATGCAGGTTGCTCGGCAGAAGTTGCCGGCCTGGGATCTGAAAGACGAAATTCTCCGTGTTGTAGAGGGCAACCAGGTCATAGTCATCAGTGGTGAAACTGG TTGTGGTAAAACCACCCAAGTTCCCCAGTTCATTCTTGACCTGTATTTGACGTCGGGTGACCTTCACCTCTGTAACATCCTGTGCACCCAGCCGCGACGTATATCTGCGATGGCAGTGGCCGAGCGCGTGGCGGATGAGAGGGCTGATAACCTTGGTAGAATTGTGGGATACCAGATTAGGCTCGAGAAAATGCAG TCCTCCTTGACCCGGCTACTGTTCTGCACCACTGGAATTGTGTTACGTCGCTTGGAAGGGGATACAACACTAGATGGAGTTACCCACCTCATTATTGATGAAGTTCATGAACGCTCAGAGGAAAG TGACTTTCTGTTGATGTATCTGCGCGACATGTTACCACGGCGACCAGACCTGAAGGTGATTCTGATGAGCGCTACCCTCAATGCCCAGCTGTTCTCTGACTACTTTGGCGGTTGTGCAGTCCTTGATATACCTG gaCGAACTTTTCCTGTTGACCAGTACTTCCTGGAAGATGCTATAGAGTTTACAGG GTTTGTGATGGAGGAGTCAAGTCCCTATGCTCGCCCCATGAAGCACATGAATGCCGTCCAGAGGGGTGTGGCCGAGCAGGACAGTTCATATGAACAGGATGACCCTGCCCATAAGGCCAGTGACAGAGTGCAGGACCAGAACCTCTCTGTCAAACAACTCTTCATCAGATACAATG ATTACCACAAGTCGACCGTGAAGTCCCTGGCTATGATGGACCATACAAAGATCAACTTTGAGTTTGTCCTGGAGGTCATTACCTGGATTGTCATTGGTGACCACTCAGATCTCGAG TTTCCAAAGCGTGGGGCAATCCTTGTGTTCATGCCAGGGTATGCGGAGATACAGCAGCTGTTTGACATGTTGCTGTCCAGTCATGTGTTTGGAAGAAACAGGGCCAG ATACAAAATAATTCCTCTACATTCAACCCTGTCATCTGAAGACCAGCATGCTGTGTTTAC GACACCACCTGAAGGAGTCACAAAGATTGTGATAGCCACAAACATAGCGGAGACATCCATCACCATTGACGATGTCTGCTTTGTGATAGATGCTGGGAAAATGAAGGAAAAAAG GTATGACCCCACTAAGAGTATGGAAAGTCTGGAAATGGTCTGGGTGTCCCGGGCAAACGCCCTCCAACGGAAAGGTCGGGCTGGGCGTGTCCAGAAGGGTTTGGCCTTCCATCTCTTCACCAGTCACAGGTTCCAACACCACCTACTAGAACAGCCCATACCAG AAATCCAAAGGGCACCCCTAGAACAAATAGTTCTTCGAATAAGAATCTTGGACATCTTTAAGAAGGTCCCAGTGAAG GATGTGTTAAACCAGCTGCCAGAGCCACCCGATAATGAGGCCATCGACTCGGCTGTCAAGAGACTTGAGGTGCTGGGAGCACTCAATGAGTCCGGG GAGTTGACTCCCCTGGGCTACCATCTTGGCACGCTGCCTGTGGATGTCAG AATTGGCAAATTGATGTTGTTGGGGGCCATTTTCCGATGCCTTGACCCGGCACTTACTATAGCTGCGTCTCTCAGCTTTAAATCACCattt GTGACCCCGTTTGGCAAGAAACATGAGGCAGATGAAAAGAAGTTGGAATTTGCCGCTGGAAACTCGGACCACCTCACAATGCTAAATGCATACAAC GCTTGGCTTGAAGCAAAGTCCCGAGGAGGTGGTGAGGCCTTCCGATTCTGCCAGGATAACTTCCTCTCCAAGAAATCACTAGAG ATGCTGGCCAGTATGAAGCAGCAGTTTGTCGAGCTGTTATCAGACATTGGATTTGTGAAGGAAGGGATTGTAGCGAGAGATGTAGAAAGGGCAGCCAGGGGTGGAGGAGATGGGGTTGCCGCGGTAACAGGCCTCGAG GCAAACCTGAACTGTAAGAACCTGAAGTTGGTGTCTGCCCTGCTGGTCGGGGCCCTGTACCCCAACATTGTGCAAGTGCTCACCCCTGAACAGCAATACGCTCAGTCTGGTGGAG GGGCTGTGGCAGTTGCACCAAAAGCTGAAGATATTCGATTTAAAACCAGACCTGATGGCTAT GTGAAGGTCCACCCATCTTCCGTCAACTTCCAGGTTCGATACTTCGAAAGCCCGTATCTCGTTTACCATGAGAAAATCAAAACAACCAGG ATTTACATTCGTGACTGTACGATGGTGTCAGTGTATCCCCTGCTCTTGTTCGGGGGTGGGGATATCTCGGTAGACCTCTCCCGTGGAAACTTCATCCTCTCTGTGGATGAGGGATGGATACGCTTCATGGCGCAGTCACACCAG ATAGCAGAGTTGGTTCGTGAGTTACGATCGGAGCTTGACCAGTTGCTCGCTGACAAGATAGAGAATCCACATATGGACCTGTGTACCTGCCCCAGGGGGAGCAAGATTATTGACACCATCGTCAAACTTATAACCACACAGTAA